A single region of the Methanothermobacter sp. K4 genome encodes:
- a CDS encoding glycosyltransferase family 4 protein, whose translation MKLLIVTPYFPPKTGEVEHYTYNISLKLLERGHDVNVITTGTGGVKEEILDGIMVRRLKTKNFLSNTPLDIHLVHFISRILKEENFDIINAHMPVPFYADMSAIVSKRAGVPFVLTYHNDVVKNRGPLSLISSLYNHTLLQITLRAADRIITPSPYVYNESDIMKEFSKKLVLIPPGVDPELYSPSEGSAMIEYGLNKESKSILFVGSMNRGHTHKGVEILLKAFSRIESDETYLILAGTGDMIPEYKKIAESLGIGDRTIFTGFINEESLIELYRLSSLLVLPTISVAEGFGMVLIEANACGTPVIGSEVGGIKYVVRDGETGILVPPGDPVALANAITRLLDNEELAAKMGSNGRKMVMKNYTWDKSARMTERVFKEVIS comes from the coding sequence ATGAAACTACTCATCGTAACACCATATTTTCCTCCAAAAACAGGGGAGGTTGAACATTACACCTACAATATATCACTGAAACTTCTGGAGAGGGGTCATGATGTAAACGTAATCACCACGGGTACAGGTGGTGTTAAGGAAGAAATACTGGATGGCATAATGGTCAGGAGGCTTAAAACCAAAAATTTTCTTTCAAACACGCCTCTAGACATTCATCTAGTACATTTTATTTCACGAATTCTTAAGGAAGAAAACTTTGATATCATAAATGCGCACATGCCGGTACCATTTTACGCAGACATGTCTGCAATTGTAAGTAAGAGGGCAGGAGTCCCCTTTGTTCTAACTTACCATAATGACGTGGTTAAAAATAGAGGGCCTTTGAGTTTGATTTCATCTCTTTATAATCACACCCTCCTCCAGATCACCCTAAGGGCTGCTGATAGGATAATAACTCCATCACCATACGTTTATAATGAATCAGATATAATGAAAGAATTTTCCAAAAAATTAGTGTTGATCCCTCCAGGCGTTGACCCTGAACTTTACAGTCCCTCCGAAGGCAGTGCAATGATTGAATATGGATTAAATAAGGAATCAAAGTCTATACTATTTGTCGGTTCAATGAATCGGGGACACACACATAAGGGGGTTGAAATCCTCTTAAAGGCCTTCAGCAGAATTGAATCAGATGAAACATACCTGATACTTGCAGGTACAGGTGACATGATTCCAGAATATAAGAAGATTGCTGAATCACTTGGAATCGGTGATAGAACAATATTCACAGGCTTTATAAATGAAGAGTCACTCATTGAACTGTACAGACTCTCATCACTTCTTGTTCTTCCAACAATCAGCGTGGCTGAAGGTTTTGGAATGGTCCTAATTGAGGCGAATGCTTGTGGCACACCTGTTATAGGTTCAGAGGTCGGCGGAATAAAGTATGTTGTAAGAGATGGTGAAACGGGCATTCTTGTACCTCCTGGAGATCCGGTGGCGCTGGCGAATGCAATAACCAGACTCCTCGATAATGAGGAACTTGCCGCTAAGATGGGATCAAATGGTAGAAAAATGGTAATGAAAAATTACACATGGGATAAATCAGCAAGAATGACGGAGAGAGTCTTTAAAGAGGTAATCTCATGA
- a CDS encoding glycosyltransferase family 4 protein, with the protein MRICLLGEFDVELDEAMRKTAFYLYEHLSRENEVLILNPRDILSFKFWTDLINFRPSVVHYVSGSSLLSFVILKLVSMAVGSKSIISIMRPTFSAISLRFIKLFKPTILIAQASLTEERFRNLDFNTVFLPVVGVDMSRFNPSVRTHKIRLRRKFNLKPEVFLVLHVGSIKNGRNLKWLSNIQSIENVQVLIVGAVSQGSDKKLLRELKDVGCIIWNRYFEDIENIYALADCYVFPVVYRENIVGKSEADCIDMPLSVIEAMACNLPVITTNFGGLSRVFDEGDGLIFVRNVRELVDAVEFVKDQDLTIKTHDKVKDYSWINISRRLLDAYKKV; encoded by the coding sequence ATGAGGATATGTTTACTTGGTGAATTTGACGTCGAACTTGATGAGGCGATGCGAAAAACGGCTTTCTATTTATATGAACATCTCTCTAGGGAAAATGAGGTCTTAATACTTAATCCACGAGATATCCTTTCCTTCAAATTCTGGACGGATCTCATAAATTTCAGACCATCAGTTGTACATTATGTAAGCGGTTCGTCCCTTCTAAGTTTTGTGATACTGAAACTTGTGAGCATGGCTGTGGGTTCAAAGTCGATTATTTCTATTATGAGACCAACTTTTTCAGCAATCTCACTAAGATTTATTAAACTTTTCAAACCTACCATTTTAATTGCTCAAGCATCTCTAACAGAAGAAAGATTCAGAAATCTAGATTTCAACACGGTTTTCTTACCCGTTGTGGGAGTTGATATGAGTAGATTTAATCCCTCTGTTAGAACACATAAGATTCGTTTAAGAAGAAAGTTCAATTTAAAACCAGAAGTCTTTTTAGTTCTCCATGTTGGTTCTATAAAAAATGGCAGAAACCTTAAATGGCTTTCTAATATACAGAGTATTGAAAATGTCCAAGTTTTAATTGTAGGGGCAGTATCACAGGGTTCCGATAAAAAATTGTTACGGGAATTAAAGGACGTAGGATGTATAATATGGAACAGGTATTTTGAGGATATAGAGAACATATATGCCCTTGCGGATTGCTATGTTTTTCCTGTTGTTTATAGGGAAAATATCGTTGGAAAAAGCGAAGCGGACTGTATTGATATGCCTCTTTCAGTAATTGAGGCAATGGCGTGCAACCTTCCTGTAATAACGACAAATTTTGGAGGTCTTAGTAGAGTTTTTGATGAGGGTGATGGTTTGATATTTGTTAGAAATGTTCGTGAATTAGTAGATGCTGTTGAATTTGTTAAAGACCAGGATCTCACTATCAAAACACATGATAAAGTTAAGGATTACTCATGGATAAATATTTCTAGGAGACTCTTGGATGCCTACAAAAAGGTCTAG
- a CDS encoding alkaline phosphatase family protein produces the protein MKVVVIGIDGLDRELLNKFEEFLPNFRILKENSPNIRLKSVFPPDSPTAWASIYTGKNPAQHGIISFRDPFNEIKYGSYIGNDISGRTFWDVAGRIGKRVCVLFPHMGYPVWEVNGIMIGRTTEVDIKDFDIQCWPEELVSNYDLKGLKPLTSYPVNIGDIIEPTKKVILNEMKVALQLFNDIDWDLYFYYSSSLDNIQHLFWMYCDKDDPYYEEGNSYENVILDFYMFYDRNVIGPLMDNLDDETALIVLSDHGHAMRPVKVVNINEILRRKGFLKLADEKDIKSNLINKIKKTILSVVDEHRSVGKLASLFLRLFPRAMRYYVNTTLIDGSLSLAYLSDPSGGIKSYSYAGIRINKEVIDSYDSLREELIDLLLSIKDPKGKKLVEWAARREDVYEGDHLEKYPEILFKLVDEWGVGWDVDEEIFSESSSHKLHSGNHRAETPVLFVYNTNLKSISEEMDLMDISPLILTILKEDTS, from the coding sequence ATGAAAGTTGTCGTAATAGGCATTGATGGTTTAGACAGGGAGTTGTTAAATAAATTTGAGGAATTTTTACCTAATTTCAGAATTTTGAAAGAAAATTCGCCTAATATAAGACTTAAATCAGTATTTCCTCCTGATTCACCTACTGCATGGGCATCCATCTATACTGGAAAGAATCCTGCCCAACATGGAATTATATCCTTCAGAGATCCTTTTAATGAGATAAAATATGGAAGTTATATTGGAAATGACATTTCAGGAAGGACTTTTTGGGATGTTGCTGGGCGTATTGGCAAACGAGTGTGCGTATTATTTCCTCACATGGGCTACCCGGTTTGGGAAGTTAATGGTATCATGATTGGGCGTACAACTGAGGTTGATATAAAGGATTTCGATATCCAATGCTGGCCAGAGGAGCTAGTTTCTAATTATGATCTTAAAGGTCTTAAACCACTTACTTCATACCCGGTGAATATTGGGGATATAATTGAACCAACAAAGAAAGTTATCTTAAATGAGATGAAAGTGGCTCTCCAGCTTTTCAATGACATTGATTGGGATCTCTATTTTTATTATTCATCTTCATTAGATAATATTCAACATCTTTTTTGGATGTACTGTGATAAAGATGACCCTTATTATGAAGAAGGTAATTCATATGAAAATGTTATCCTAGATTTTTACATGTTTTATGATAGGAATGTTATAGGCCCTTTAATGGATAATTTAGACGATGAAACAGCTTTGATTGTTCTAAGTGATCATGGACATGCTATGCGACCTGTTAAAGTTGTCAATATCAACGAAATTTTAAGAAGAAAAGGATTTCTAAAGTTAGCAGATGAAAAGGATATTAAAAGTAACCTTATAAATAAAATTAAAAAGACTATCTTATCTGTGGTGGACGAACACAGGTCAGTCGGTAAGCTGGCTTCTCTGTTTTTAAGATTATTCCCTAGGGCAATGAGGTATTATGTTAATACAACTCTCATTGATGGCTCTCTGAGTTTGGCTTATCTTTCCGACCCATCGGGAGGTATAAAATCCTACAGTTATGCTGGAATCAGAATAAATAAAGAGGTCATTGATTCTTATGATTCCCTAAGAGAAGAGTTAATTGATCTTTTATTATCGATAAAAGATCCCAAAGGAAAAAAATTGGTTGAATGGGCCGCTAGAAGGGAAGATGTATATGAGGGGGATCACCTTGAAAAATACCCTGAAATACTTTTTAAACTTGTTGATGAATGGGGAGTTGGATGGGATGTGGATGAGGAAATATTTTCAGAAAGTTCCTCTCATAAACTTCACTCAGGTAATCATAGGGCTGAAACTCCAGTTTTATTTGTCTACAATACAAATTTAAAGTCTATTTCTGAAGAAATGGATTTGATGGACATCTCTCCGCTTATATTAACTATTTTAAAGGAGGATACATCATGA
- a CDS encoding glycosyltransferase family 4 protein, translated as MRICFISRFYKPYIKGGAEIYVGKIAEKLAERGYDVFVITPSQSKEEITEDINNVRVYRISPFNVSCAYEASEKPIYQKIIYHILDLFNVDSYRKIRKILEEERPNIVHIHNYKGLSAAPFKAVKDLKIPLIFTAHDFSLLCVRSTLLNSKEMICENPPFICELYKRLQRFLVNGKVEVFTSPSKFVLEKLSSNGFFNEVPKLVLRNSIEQETYCKIKKNYDTIDILFVGSLSRHKGPNILIKSFRDIDADNLRLHIVGRGPIEEELKKMAKDDWRIIFHGFLSGKALAAIYRRANVTVLPSICYDNSPLVIYESFMNSTPVIASRIGGIPELVTDGYNGVLFEAGNVSELTSLINKIAEDPSILEGLERGAYESCKQYQIEVTLERLISIYKDLLQKDDL; from the coding sequence ATGAGGATATGTTTCATCAGTAGATTTTATAAGCCATACATAAAGGGAGGAGCCGAAATTTATGTTGGTAAAATAGCCGAAAAACTTGCTGAAAGAGGCTATGATGTTTTTGTTATAACACCATCACAATCAAAAGAGGAAATTACTGAAGATATAAATAATGTGAGAGTTTATAGGATATCCCCTTTCAATGTTTCGTGTGCCTATGAAGCCTCTGAAAAACCAATTTATCAAAAAATAATCTATCATATTTTAGATTTGTTTAATGTGGATTCATATAGAAAAATAAGGAAGATCCTAGAAGAAGAAAGACCTAATATCGTACACATACATAACTATAAGGGTCTTTCAGCAGCTCCTTTTAAAGCTGTTAAGGACCTCAAAATACCTTTAATTTTCACAGCACATGATTTCTCTCTTCTTTGTGTACGTTCCACTCTTCTAAATTCAAAAGAAATGATCTGTGAAAATCCTCCATTTATTTGCGAATTATATAAAAGACTACAAAGATTTTTGGTAAATGGAAAAGTCGAAGTCTTCACATCCCCTTCCAAATTTGTACTTGAAAAACTGAGTTCAAATGGTTTTTTCAATGAGGTTCCTAAATTAGTCCTTCGAAATTCAATAGAACAGGAAACTTATTGTAAAATTAAAAAAAATTACGACACAATTGATATTCTTTTCGTGGGATCATTGTCAAGGCATAAGGGACCAAATATTCTTATAAAAAGCTTCAGGGATATTGATGCCGATAATCTGAGACTGCATATTGTTGGGAGAGGTCCAATAGAGGAAGAACTTAAAAAAATGGCGAAGGACGATTGGAGGATAATATTTCATGGCTTTTTATCTGGCAAGGCCCTTGCTGCTATTTACCGAAGGGCCAATGTGACGGTTTTGCCCTCAATATGCTATGATAACTCTCCACTAGTGATTTATGAAAGCTTTATGAACTCGACACCTGTAATTGCAAGCAGGATAGGGGGAATACCCGAACTCGTAACTGATGGTTATAATGGGGTTCTCTTTGAAGCGGGTAATGTCAGTGAACTTACAAGCTTAATAAATAAAATTGCAGAAGATCCATCAATCCTTGAGGGACTTGAGCGTGGGGCTTATGAATCCTGTAAACAATACCAGATAGAGGTTACGTTAGAAAGGTTAATCAGTATTTATAAAGACCTTCTTCAAAAAGATGATCTTTAA